A genomic window from Nematostella vectensis chromosome 9, jaNemVect1.1, whole genome shotgun sequence includes:
- the LOC5501526 gene encoding dynein axonemal assembly factor 8, giving the protein MDSSSDSETEVLITTENGTGRQVLVSSGLKPVLDGIFAEVNANIPQLDFDSASEASSDSEEPQIFSRTGVLTPISSLATESVDKDDSPGTIDDKIFDNAVNAEMTVKDYRSPDSGLSAVGSIGHKSSYSDTSQISFEDDTPVTEEDFVILEKKCQSKITESASDTNSPVITEDCATISRSTGDPLDPPVHLLSQLEDINFDAVLRRLNEVSVSPQTDLFELNNNNVDSGAESDTSNSSDELMQQLVTLSEKQSEEAVAIPDSPIIPTPRQSGVMQDSSVGTEPLSSQSSLLSNERGIMAMLGTASIGVSLPSTLNERSDTRRLDLRADQYGDRSPEKVRGSPPLFYKSMQKVLANDVDSSSSSGSEDEDMASWHEQRRKFKAGLLEPKVLQGRQKMESPRTAQPLQVIRHTKTSPDKQKHGTNTATCVNGDIHQSSHAPSVNNKHRRPKPDFLEEQSTLVKEQSDKVEDNMTIKKQKTKKDVTEDVEMQSVDNFGKVSELVEKPKALSNTSDRKPVVKNAWGVETKEGDIIQNNVNEEQKKMILNEEKESKCSKQTVTKSIGVNAEPVIASLVNGAVIEGAFSSVSREDRAELKERVDDQHREEAAKKHAEQLQHEELKEKKMRMKGMLERVQQQRDARGAGGLGNVSAPSTPVLFDMEASYEYCPATLPELSSSKSYLLLTATLSSPCKLVISGSKGGSKTNTDSTTYTALLTWLLSLVPVPDNLNCSDLAQWENIPFHVIGLQQTWHEGQLSLIVGIRNRVDVRKQGKGNSFLATVNKFLRTKTLSDVLPQITQYTNALMMLPFSQRNLSCMLMANPDPEAMARVFKAEPGFFWHTHKGEVWADDGSLPVLPYKGPECENTMMLAQYMVLHEPVCMMDVLSRVWREGLDLAGLRLLYVDTPTHSSGLDSSCCGFLPHTNSPVIALAMRGPCAVMRWVDVVGPADTNLARLTDPRSLRALYSHEHNDSRDDPLFYCPRNSTRASVELARWFGGRVSSNNTVNFGCDMGEEFRAKSGGNRQCDVPTGALNTALPTPPSTLTACTPTSIILVLSPLVPARFLGEVLLYCHDRGFSLLGIRRARLHPQRLKEGNRDVLGLTPSQVAVFCPMNAQMQGNAEEAEGVIGSACTVMCLRRENALHHIQALSYLITDQLLRARHLPRDVATKGILAAAQLCFTSIPYTDHITGVLGHKLDQLPHGGLYTAAFLSHSFYSNPELEQVCVVTLLRDKVTQDAHDILRYLLQHSHPEHNTAEVYCGLELLGIKLITSMSLHQAKEFSPYEIGDKLWQSSLKPLTSGPALICALRGINAFSRLRAFIHSYVGCSPKKKPIRSSEESCPDLFMSPTPEIAYRQLTAIFYEQELHADHAARVNLHLLPPPRRHGGVAKGETPDASRQRGKKWTRPVNRGGSDQVETLSPNDVHITSSLLAGPCPIVTLCVVKPDAVPRHVGKVLRRLVREGFRIVQARMMCLSNTEAALIACRDADFRREDKDSHVSHLTSGPVLALSLLRENAVGKLLEVVGPSCPQVAHKESQFYLRGSYGTDRIRNAIYASPSYSASVRDHMLLFHDGLCCSPTIDLIAEEIPCLTRDSIFDPDTKRSLAAVPVNSMPSSDSDNPLHLPASLLEINCVLLHPSLLFSPPSSGGSRNQPGYPDVVDGLLATGLQPVGMRMLRLDETQSAQCTRLYSESLNADVKPYQLAYQLQQGPCLVMAVLRDGAVTSFDTLLGSPMKNNSLFTRFGMHIFAARTTAQARRLLVCFFDQLMPNRKARIETS; this is encoded by the exons ATGGATTCTAGCAGTGATAGTGAAACTGAAGTGCTTATTACAACAGAAAACGGGACCGGCCGACAAGTCCTAGTTTCATCTGGTCTGAAGCCTGTTTTGGACGGAATTTTTGCTGAAGTTAATGCGAATATACCTCAACTTGACTTTGATAGTGCCTCAGAG GCAAGTAGTGACAGTGAAGAGCCACAGATATTCAGCCGAACTGGTGTGCTTACGCCCATATCATCTCTAGCAACAGAGTCTGTTGACAAGGATGATTCTCCTGGCACTATAGATGACAAGATTTTTGACAATGCTGTTAATGCAGAGATGACTGTCAAGGACTACAGGTCCCCTGATAGTGGATTGTCGGCAGTGGGTAGCATAGGACACAAAAGTTCATACTCAGACACATCTCAG ATAAGCTTTGAAGATGATACGCCAGTGACAGAAGAAGATTTTGTCATATTGGAAAAAAAGTGCCAATCCAAAATCACAGAGTCTGCTTCAGATACCAATTCCCCTGTGATAACTGAAGACTGTGCTACCATTAGCAGGTCCACAGGGGACCCATTAGACCCACCTGTACATTTACTGTCCCAACTGGAAGACATAAACTTTGATGCAGTCCTAAGAAGGTTGAATGAAGTTTCAGTATCCCCACAGACAGACCTTTTTGAACTGAACAACAACAATGTAGACTCAGGGGCCGAGTCTGACACTAGTAACAGCAGTGATGAACTCATGCAGCAGCTAGTTACTCTGAGTGAGAAGCAATCAGAGGAAGCAGTGGCTATCCCAGACAGCCCCATCATTCCAACACCTAGACAATCCGGTGTGATGCAGGACTCTAGTGTTGGGACAGAGCCCCTGTCTTCTCAATCCAGTTTGTTAAGTAACGAGAGGGGCATAATGGCAATGCTGGGGACCGCCTCTATTGGAGTGAGTCTTCCAAGTACCCTGAATGAGAGAAGTGACACAAGGCGGCTTGACTTGCGTGCTGATCAATATGGTGACAGGAGTCCAGAAAAG gtCAGAGGATCACCCCCTTTGTTCTATAAATCTATGCAGAAAGTTCTTGCCAATGACGTGGATAG CTCCTCATCAAGTGGCTCAGAAGATGAGGACATGGCATCTTGGCATGAGCAGCGGAGAAAGTTTAAAGCAGGGCTTCTAGAACCCAAGGTATTGCAAGGCAGACAGAAGATGGAATCCCCACGTACTGCACAGCCTCTGCAGGTTATCAGACATACAAAAACCTCCCCAGATAAACAAAAGCATGGCACAAATACGGCGACATGTGTCAATGGAGATATACACCAAtccagccacgccccttcagTTAACAATAAACATCGCAGACCAAAGCCTGATTTTTTGGAAGAACAATCAACTTTGGTTAAAGAACAGTCTGACAAAGTGGAGGACAATATgactataaaaaaacaaaagactaaaaaagatGTTACTGAAGATGTTGAAATGCAAAGTGTTGACAATTTTGGGAAAGTTTCGGAACTGGTAGAAAAACCTAAAGCTCTATCTAACACAAGTGATAGGAAACCAGTAGTGAAGAATGCTTGGGGTGTAGAAACTAAGGAAGGTGATATTATTCAAAACAATGTCAATGAGGAACAAAAAAAgatgattttgaatgaagaaaaAGAATCCAAGTGTAGTAAACAAACAGTGACCAAGAGCATTGGTGTGAATGCAGAACCTGTTATTGCATCTCTTGTGAACGGAGCTGTGATAGAGGGTGCTTTTAGTAGTGTAAGTCGTGAGGACAGGGCGGAACTCAAGGAGAGGGTTGATGATCAACATAGGGAGGAGGCGGCCAAGAAGCATGCAGAGCAGCTTCAGCATGAGGAGCTGAAGGAGAAGAAGATGCGCATGAAAGGAATGCTGGAGAGGGTGCAGCAGCAACGGGACGCTAGGGGAGCAGGGGGGCTTGGCAATGTTAGTGCCCCCTCAACCCCTGTCTTGTTTGATATG GAAGCATCTTACGAGTATTGTCCAGCAACACTACCAGAGCTCTCCTCCTCCAAGTCCTATCTTCTCCTCACGGCTACACTCTCATCCCCATGCAAGCTGGTAATAAGTGGCAGCAAGGGGGGCAGTAAAACCAACACAGACAGCACTACCTACACTGCCCTGCTTACTTGGCTTCTCTCACTTGTACCCGTACCTGACAACCTCAACTGCAGTGACCTTGCCCAGTGGGAAAACATACCCTTCCATGTAATCGGCCTTCAACAGACATGGCATGAAGGGCAGCTCTCACTGATAGTAGGCATCCGCAACCGGGTAGATGTCCGTAAGCAAGGGAAAGGCAACTCCTTCTTGGCAACTGTCAACAAGTTCCTCCGTACCAAGACCCTTTCTGATGTCCTCCCACAGATAACACAGTACACCAATGCCTTGATGATGCTACCATTCAGCCAGCGCAATCTCTCCTGCATGCTGATGGCTAACCCTGATCCAGAGGCGATGGCAAGGGTATTCAAGGCTGAGCCGGGTTTCTTTTGGCACACTCACAAGGGTGAGGTGTGGGCGGATGATGGTAGCCTGCCTGTGTTGCCATACAAGGGTCCGGAGTGTGAGAACACCATGATGCTAGCCCAGTACATGGTACTGCATGAGCCGGTGTGCATGATGGATGTGCTCAGTAGGGTGTGGCGTGAGGGGCTGGATCTTGCTGGCTTGCGGCTGCTTTATGTAGACACCCCAACCCACTCTAGCG GTCTAGACTCCTCCTGTTGCGGGTTTCTACCTCACACCAACTCCCCCGTCATCGCACTTGCCATGCGCGGCCCATGTGCCGTCATGCGATGGGTAGATGTGGTGGGTCCGGCAGACACGAACCTCGCCCGCCTTACAGACCCTCGCTCTCTTCGCGCACTCTACAGTCACGAGCACAACGACTCACGCGACGATCCTCTCTTCTACTGTCCACGCAACTCTACCCGCGCGTCAGTAGAACTGGCGCGATGGTTTGGCGGTCGCGTATCTTCTAACAACACTGTCAACTTCGGGTGCGACATGGGGGAAGAGTTTCGAGCCAAGTCTGGAGGAAATCGTCAGTGTGACGTGCCCACGGGCGCACTCAACACTgcactacccacccctccctccacgCTAACAGCCTGTACCCCCACGTCCATCATCCTAGTGCTGTCCCCACTGGTACCAGCGCGATTCTTGGGAGAGGTACTATTGTATTGTCACGATCGCGGCTTTTCTCTGTTGGGCATCAGGCGCGCCAGACTGCACCCCCAGCGACTCAAGGAGGGTAACAGGGATGTGCTGGGTTTGACTCCATCCCAGGTGGCCGTGTTCTGCCCCATGAATGCCCAGATGCAAGGGAATGCTGAGGAGGCCGAGGGCGTGATAGGCTCGGCCTGTACCGTCATGTGCCTGCGCAGGGAGAATGCTCTTCATCACATCCAAGCTCTGAGCTACCTCATCACGGATCAG CTCCTGCGCGCACGTCACCTTCCGCGGGACGTGGCCACGAAGGGCATCCTGGCTGCCGCTCAGCTTTGCTTCACCTCTATCCCCTACACGGATCACATCACGGGGGTACTTGGGCACAAGCTGGACCAGCTCCCGCACGGCGGACTCTACACCGCTGCCTTTCTGAGCCACTCGTTCTACTCCAACCCTGAGCTCGAGCAAGTCTGTGTTGTCACGCTACTACGAGACAAG GTAACGCAAGACGCCCATGACATCCTGCGCTACCTGCTCCAGCACTCTCATCCCGAGCACAACACAGCAGAAGTGTACTGCGGCTTAGAGCTCTTGGGCATCAAGCTCATCACCTCCATGTCCCTACATCAGGCCAAGGAATTCTCCCCATACGAGATCGGCGACAAGCTATGGCAGAGCAGTCTTAAGCCGCTCACGTCAGGGCCCGCGCTGATCTGCGCCCTCAGAGGCATCAACGCCTTCTCACGCTTACGAGCCTTCATACATAGCTATGTTGGCTGCTCACCTAAAAAGAAGCCGATTCGCAGCTCTGAGGAGTCCTGCCCTGATCTCTTCATGTCGCCAACTCCTGAGATAGCGTATCGCCAGCTGACTGCAATCTTCTACGAACAAGAGCTCCATGCAGACCACGCGGCACGGGTTAACCTCCACCTGCTTCCTCCCCCACGCCGACATGGAGGCGTAGCCAAAGGGGAGACCCCAGACGCCTCAAGGCAGAGGGGCAAGAAGTGGACACGCCCTGTCAACAGGGGTGGCAGTGACCAGGTAGAGACTCTATCGCCAAATGATGTTCACATTACCTCAAGCCTGCTGGCCGGGCCATGCCCAATTGTGACGCTGTGCGTCGTGAAGCCAGATGCCGTaccgcgccacgtgggtaagGTACTGCGGAGGCTGGTGCGGGAGGGATTTAGAATCGTGCAGGCAAGAATGATGTGTTTGAGTAACACGGAGGCAGCGCTGATCGCCTGTAGAGACGCGGACTTCAGAAGAGAAGACAAG GACTCCCATGTTAGTCACCTGACCTCGGGTCCAGTCCTCGCGCTCAGCTTGCTACGTGAAAATGCGGTGGGCAAGCTTCTGGAGGTGGTCGGACCGTCCTGCCCCCAGGTGGCTCATAAAGAGTCGCAGTTCTACTTGAGGGGCTCATACGGCACGGACCGGATACGGAACGCGATTTACG CCTCCCCTTCCTACAGTGCAAGCGTCAGGGACCATATGTTGTTGTTCCATGATGGGCTCTGCTGTTCTCCTACCATCGACCTTATCGCGGAAGAG ATTCCCTGTTTGACACGTGATTCCATATTTGACCCGGACACCAAGCGCTCCCTGGCAGCTGTCCCAGTCAACTCCATGCCCTCATCTGACTCCGACAACCCACTTCACCTTCCTGCCTCCCTCTTGGAGATCAACTGCGTCCTGCTGCACCCCAGTCTGCTGTTCTCCCCTCCTAGCAGTGGCGGCAGCAGAAACCAGCCAGGGTACCCTGATGTCGTTGATGGCCTGTTGGCCACCGGACTGCAGCCTGTTGGAATGCGCATGCTGCGGCTTGACGAGACGCAATCAGCACAGTGTACACGACTATATAGTGAGAGTCTGAATGCTGATGTCAAACCATACCAGCTG GCCTACCAGTTGCAGCAGGGTCCATGTCTCGTGATGGCTGTGCTAAGAGATGGCGCCGTCACATCGTTTGACACCTTACTCGGCAG TCCTATGAAGAACAACTCGCTCTTCACCAGGTTCGGCATGCATATCTTCGCTGCGAGAACCACTGCACAG GCGCGGCGGCTGTTGGTGTGCTTCTTCGACCAGCTGATGCCCAACAGAAAGGCGCGTATTGAGACTAGCTAA